The genomic segment CATGCGAGGCGATCAACAAGCACGAGTCCATCCTGCGCGCCCGCGCGGTGGTGGCGTTCCACACGGGGAATTTCAGAGACCTCTACCACATCCTGGAGAACCACAAGTTCACCAAGGACTCGCACGGCAAACTGCAGGCCATGTGGCTGGAAGCGCACTACCAGGAGGCCGAAAAGCTCCGCGGCCGTCCCCTCGGACCGGTCGATAAGTACCGGGTGCGGAAGAAGTTTCCGCTGCCTCGGACCATCTGGGACGGCGAGCAGAAGACGCACTGTTTCAAAGAGCGGACGCGGAGCCTGCTGAGGGAGTGGTACCTTCAGGACCCGTATCCGAACCCCAGCAAGAAAAGGGAACTGGCTCAAGCCACTGGACTCACTCCCACACAGGTCGGAAACTGGTTTAAAAACCGGAGGCAACGAGACAGAGCCGCGGCGGCCAAAAACAGGTTGGTGATTTTTCCCCCCTTCGGTCAAAGCACCACGACGCAAAAGCGGCGGCGAAAATGTCTAAATCGAATAAAAGCACGAGGTTTTATTAAACACGTTGCTGCGCGTAGAGACCGTCTGGGAACAGAGACGCGTCTGTCTTCTGGGGGAGGGAGCAGAGTGCGGCGACATGTTTGTTAGTGAAATCTTCAGAAACGTCGAAacactttttatgtttttgtaaatatCCCGAACTATTCCCTGATCGTAATTACAACGTCTATTCCAATTAGATGAGCGTTCAATTTTTTTCCTCAAATAGCTTCTGCAATTTAACTTTACTATTTAGAGCAGAACGTGGATctactacaaaacaaaaatcactcGTACTCTATAACACGATTTGTTGCTTATTTTTCGACGGACTATAGAAATAAAAACTGTCTAAATTCCAGCTAGACTGTTGTTCTGTGGAGGTGGGATACGGAACGCGTTTTCAACAGAAACGGCTCGTTTATTTCTTCGGGAAAGTGAAAGTGTTGTAGGAAGTGACAGTACGTTAACAATAAAGGTGGAAATAAAACTAAACCTCCTGCATTCACACTAAATacacaacattttttaaatggtagttttcagtgtttttaattCGTAATAAATGCAACATAAATAGTTGTTGGGATACGGCGACTTTAAAATTGTTTGAATGAAACTCTTTAACAAATTTAAAAACTCGtgcaattaattaaaaatattaatgagAGTGCTAGCAAAGCTACAGAACGATTTATTTAATGTGCACAGCCGATAGCTACATTTAGCAGGTAgtgtatttttcattttaacatcTCATGTTGCTTTGCATTGCTGGAAAAAGATTATCTCAAAGGATAATAATGATATTACTGATATTACATGACTAAAGCGAGCACGCGTATTACAAAACCGTTTGAAGACATAGGCTGTATTCATAACATTAAGTGTGGTATCATTCCATTAAAATGCTGTAATTGATTAGAAAACAACCGGCAGAGCACTAAGCCATATGAACACTATTCTAATCTTTTTGCTAAATGAAGAGATATATTTCCAGACTGACATTATCCCACCGTGATGCAGTTATTATCGTGAGTGGACCGCAGATAAACATTTAGGATGATTGGAGTAACCTGGGTCTCCACGTCACTCATTCGTACACTTCCAGCTCCATTAGGTGGAAATATATTTGTGTCCAAGCATCGTGGCGTCGTGCATTTCTCTAAGGGcatacattttattataataaataataatattatgacAGCGCAGGTTCGCTTGTTTCGCTGTGAAAAATACGAAAACAATGAAGGCAGAGCTACTGAAATagcaaaaataacaacaacacagcttcaaactgctgctgtggaggttTTAGGGAAACGCCAGCTTGTATTTAAAGCGTGATTTGTTTCCTGTAATAAtatgaaaaacactttaaatcCAAGGTTGCTGACTTGCGCGTTGACCAGGCTTAAGTTTGcagaaaagcaacaaaacaaaaaaacccattACTCTCCCGGTTTCTTCCAACATTCGGTCGCCTAAATAGTGCTGATGTTTTGTCCCCTGAAAGCTGGCTGTTTGATAAAAGCATGCATGCATGGCTGGGGCCGGCAGGGGGAAAGAAAGGAGAGTTTGAACCCTATTTtgcaggggaggaggggagagggggacaTTCTCAGGTCTAATTGCCATTTCTCTCATTTTTGCTTCCCCTCCTCGCTTCTTTTCTtctccaggctccagcaccaaGCAATAGGACCGACCGGCATGAGGTCCCTCTCAGAGGCCGGCCTCACCCCGCACAGCTCGGCGGAGTCGCCCTCGACGGCGGCCAGTCCCACCACCAGCGTTTCCAGTATGACAGAGAGAGTTGATACTGGGACGTCCATCCTGTCCGTCACATCCAGTGACTCGGAGTGCGATGTATGATAcggagaaaaaaacacacaaa from the Betta splendens chromosome 15, fBetSpl5.4, whole genome shotgun sequence genome contains:
- the six3a gene encoding homeobox protein SIX3a, which encodes MVFRSPLELYPSHFFLPNFADRPLLLANSAPTTRSPEDLSMFQLPTLNFSPEQVASVCETLEETGDIERLGRFLWSLPVAPGACEAINKHESILRARAVVAFHTGNFRDLYHILENHKFTKDSHGKLQAMWLEAHYQEAEKLRGRPLGPVDKYRVRKKFPLPRTIWDGEQKTHCFKERTRSLLREWYLQDPYPNPSKKRELAQATGLTPTQVGNWFKNRRQRDRAAAAKNRLQHQAIGPTGMRSLSEAGLTPHSSAESPSTAASPTTSVSSMTERVDTGTSILSVTSSDSECDV